The Elaeis guineensis isolate ETL-2024a chromosome 12, EG11, whole genome shotgun sequence sequence TTGGCCGAGAGCTTCGGACCCCCATTCCTGTAGCTCCCCGACGCCATTGCCGGAGACGAAGAGATCGAaggaatcgagagagagagaacgGGGCGGTGGGAATAAATGGAGCGCACGAGACGAAATGGAGAGCGATGGGAGGGTGGGCTTCGAAGACACGATAGGAGGAGAAGGCTAGAGAGGGAAGGGGTTAGAGAGGGAAAGGAAGGAGGGGGGGCCCGGGGGTAGCATCTGCCGGTCCTTGGAGAGTGTTGGTGAGGAGGCGGTCGCCGTCGGAGCGGCCCCGCCTTTGCCAGTATTGTTAGGTGTTATCTTTGCTTTTGGGGAGTTCGCCACGCTTTTACCCATCTCGTTTGGGTGGTTTTTATTTTCCAACCCGCCCTCCCGAGGGAAGACATTCAAATGAcccatctttttctttctggGCTTTAGAAAGGAATTGTGGGTAGATGGAGTAAACAACAAGGATAGTTTTTTCAAATATCTCTGACTATTTAAATTGCAATAAAAGCTGGATTTGATCCTAGATCATTTGGTACGCATGCCACTTTACCAGCTTCATAAGCTGAAATTTTAGCTTTGTTTAGAAAATATTGTTGCTGTaccttttttttaatatattaactaTCATAATTACATCAAAAGATAATGGAAAATTATTGCATGATTTTCTTTTAGGCATTTGGGGTAGTGCAACCAAAAATTGTACCTATGAGAGGACTTTGCCATCTAGAAATCTGGCTCTTGAATACCATTTTAAGGTTTTATGTCAAATATAtgtatttagttatttatttagaTCATCATCGGATATTTTAACTTCTTTCGTTGCCTAGAATGATTGATGTTTATGATAAAAAAGTGTTTTGGACATATGTAACTACAAATTTGTGAACATCCATGACAAGTAGGACGTAGAGGATTTTAAATGAAAATGCGTCTATCCTGATATTCTTGGCATTTCTTGAAAATTTTCGCATGGATCATGCAAGCTCACGAGGAAAAAGATGACTATAATAACTTCATTCATGCAAGAGATGCATATGGTCcgaataattttaaggatcaACTCAAAGTCAGCCCAATATCAActattatataatttttggcataaaaaataaatcaatcgGCACCAAAATCATAGCAAAACAAACAAATCAAGAACATATAAAtttttgactcatccaaaaaaataaaaataactttaGCATGATAATTAATTGGTTTCATTCAAGAAATCCACTAAGGATAAGCTATGAGCAAACATGTATTGACCACTAATCATTCAATAATATCATATGACAACAATGTCTAAAAAAAGAATGGTAAATTTTTAATGGAACATTTCGCGACAACAAGCCCTACACTGAATTCAGTAAAAAGGAAAGTTCATATGAATTATTGGTCCATGACATAATCAACCATGACATTCTATATTATGTAATACATATAATAAACTTTACAATTCTAACTGCTTCATTTTGAGTGGAAGTGGATTGTACAAATCCTTCACCTAGAattaaactaatctaattgaatgTTCAATATGAGAAGCAAACTAGTCTATGATAAGACCCAAACAACCAATCCAACAAGGCTGATTGATTTGATTCTTTTGTTGACATAAAATCATGTGCACTCCTAATTCAAGATAGCCATGTTCTACTTATTGAGAGATTAAGCTTGGCATCTAGTCAAATCAATCTCTCTTATCAACAAATATAAGTTGACTTCAACtaactctttttttctttttggaggaGCAGGGGAGGGCAGGAAGTCCTTTAGGATAAGGGGATGGGGGACAAGTAATTAGTAGCTTAATATTCTAAAATACAAGGACTCACGATATTGAATAATTTTCCCTCGTTGATAAGCCATTATGTAATAAAAACCAACCTAAGCCAGTTTGATCATTGTACTAAGCCTCTTCATGAAACTTGATGATAATATCCTAACAAACACCATATTTTGTGTTGACTTACCCTATTAAACTAAATGTTACCAATTAATTCAAACCATTCGACTTGCTTAATTCCGATCAAGGACTCCCATCTATCACTAATGTTTATATATGACCACACAAAAAGGTGCCTATCATTATTCTTGGTCTCTAGTTTGAAGGAATATAATATCCCAAAAAAAGGAGTCTGATGTTTCTTCATTCACTTTCTTTACTCGATAAAAGAGAAGctatcaaaaagaaaaatgatttcTTTGATGGGTCAGCTCAGTCTTGCTCTCTTCACATGTTCTAGTTCGATGCCACAAGCATCCCCCTCTACTATACATATCCTTATTGTTTCAAAATGAAAAGGCACAATCATCAACATGTCCATTTCAGTCATTACATCTTCTTTTTGCCGAGATCCTAATCATTTTTCATTTATTAGATCAATGTGCTCCTCGATAAAGAAAAGAATTACCATCTAGCTAATGCCTTCTTTCTTATTCAAATaaacaaaataataaataaataaataaaaccatTCATTGCAAGTCCTTCACCATTCCATGTTGCCATGCTCTATCTTACTTATCGTTATCGCTAATGTCATATGTTTCATATTATTAGTTAAATAAATCTCATCATCTGcttatttaatccaattagacatGTTACAAGTTGAAGGTAGTTATTCAATGCCACATTCAAGTTTAAAGTAGCAACCATGCATAAGAAAGGCAAACCAGCCTTTATGGTAATAACCCCATATAATATCATGGATTAGATTATTTTTTGAAcatgaaaagtttttttttttttggcagtaTATGGTAATATAAGGTGTTAAatgaaaaaaactaaaattaaattaaGGTTATGCATATGAGATTATTGAAAATCGAGCATGTAATTATCCCATGTCTCCCTTTAAAGTTATGTcccttctttttaattttcatgccaaaaatcaaagCTAGATGATcgcaaattttttctctctttacccaaaaaaaaaagaaaatacttaATTTTTCCATTTCCATCCAGAATAATGGGCATGCACACTTGTGGATGATCTTTTTTTCACGATAATAAAGATTGTATTTTAAAGGAGTCTAATTGCATGTATATATTATTTCATTACTACTATTGTTATCTAAGCGTTTGATACGACTCTTTCATGAGAATCATCCAATTGTATATCAGTATTATCATGCTTAGGTCCATATTAAGggcacaaaaaaaagaaaaaaaaaaaaaagtactgtGTACTAGTGCTAGGCACGAATGCAACATACATGAAGAAAAAAACTTAGTGATAAAAAGATGTGAGAGAAAGCATTCATAACCATGATCCTGGTTGATTGATCTATTTTTACTTTTAGTTGATGCACTCgtattttctctcatgcaaaaactTGCTATTTgagactatttttttttatatattagaaaAGCTAGTATCATAAAGCATCTCATAGGGCAAATAGCAATGCATACAAAAAAAAGGTTAATGGTCATGGATGAAGGGTCCAGTAATCTGCATTATAATATATAGAAAACATAAATTGATTGACAAAAATGCTAGTGGCTTCACTCAATCACATGGTAAGCTTTTTGTATCCATGCTTGGCACGGCAAGTGGTTGTTTGACACCTTCACGAGCCACACCACCCTCTCATGAATCGCAATAATCCTTTTATGCCTCATAGAGGCGAGGAATTATTGATATAACTAAGCTCAGCTCAATATCACAACTCATCCATAAATATCCCTGCAATGCCCTTCTACATTATTTTTGTTGAGCCTGCAATAGAAACAACTTTACTAGGTTTTGTTTTTGATGTTCCAATTATCCTCGCTTAGTAGTTTACTTACAAAATGGTTAGTAGGCAATAAACTACACAATGGAGGGTGGCTCTACTACCCTAACCCCAAAAATTATAGCGGAGCTAGAATTCTATTTGGAATTCGATCTCAGGATACATAGGATTCATTTGGTTTAAGGCTAGAATAAGCATCAAAATGGACTGAAATAAGAATAGAAATGGACTGACATATTTAGTTGGTGATCGAAATCACAGTAGAATCGGAATCGAATTTAAATATTATGGAAGAGTAATGAATGAATTTTGGGGGAGCAGGCTTTCCTGTTTCCTTTTTGAAATGAAATGAGAATAGCACTCTCCGTGGAGACCGAACATGCCTTTAGTTAGTTTGCACCCAGTATTGAAGCCTAGAATATATATGTTTTAACCTTTTTTGGTCCATAATCTAAGCCATTTTTCTGGATCTTGTGTATCTAAAATGCCCCCCACTGCAATCTCATGATTTAAACTTCTATTGCTCTCGTTAATTTTTATGCGATTAATTGGCCTTTGATTGGTAATGAGTTATGCTTCAAAACTTCTATTGTCcattttatatgtataaaatgTCCCCCTGTTCTTAGATATTGTGGTCTAAACTTTCCTTTCAAAATAAATCCGAGCAAAATGCATCCTCCTGAGCCTCCCAATTTTCTAGCCTCATGCACACAAACCTCTCATGTAGCTGGATTGCCCCAataacaaatattttattttattttttctgtgcTCCATAATATTGGTAACTCAAATATAAGCGTGGATACCTTCCTTCCCTATGTCTGTACCCTCTAGCTTGATCTGAATGATTTATATCCCATCACTCTATAAACCAAACTTGGATGTCCATTTGAGATGTGTTGAAAGGAAATATATGCAAAATAATTCTGATGGTTCGTAGTTTTGGTCAAAGAAAAGTTGGGAAGTGGGTAACTTAATTTCACACTTTTCTCCTCACTCCTTGAATGCTCGACTGCTAAGCTTGATGAGTTTTCAGATGTACCAAGTTTCAATCACACGACTAAatcttttatattttactttGCTTTCTAACATTCCTTACTTTTCTTGTTCACTTTTCATACTTGATGCTATCACGGTAAACTTGTTGATTATaagataataataattaattgatctttcttttttaaaattttgaacatattattttattttgaagaAATAATGGTTATCAGAAAATCAATGCTCTATATATACTTGCAAAGGTGGTACCATCCctattatatacaaaaaaaaaaaaaaaattattgcatgtactATATGTACAATCACATTGGATCATGCTACAATCATTGAGGTGTATTGTGATGGGTCTATCACTGAGATGAGTGTGGGATGAATGAAATCTCGAATAATACATCTCATAATTGGTGGCGTGCACTAATATGATCATGCATAGAGTATATGTAATAATTTTTTGTCATATGCATGTCATTGACAACATTTATACAAGCATAAAAAATATTCCCTCTCTTTACCATTGAAAATATatctattaaaaatattatttataactttttaataataataaataaataatataacaaAGGAGGGCagtttttttatctatttatttcacTGTACTGGTCTGGCACATGGAACACAAGAAAGTCAGTAAACATAATAATTATGATTTTATGTTTTAGATGATATAATTATTTGAACATGTAAGAGAAGACAAAGATTATTTAAGGTATCTCTCCAcgagaaatcaaataaaataaaaattgtcaTATTTAACTTTTCCACATAGAGTTAGATTTTTCCCACTTTTCAATACCCAAATTTGTGCTCCTCTTGCAGACCTGTCAATTATGTTGAGAAAGATACTGTTCATAagcttcagattttttttttcccttatttTGTAGCTATCTTGAGAATCTCTTGTTCGGCCTGCCCTCCTCATGTGATTTttaccaaaaattaaaaaaaaaaatcttaattgcAACAAATATTTAGAAGTTTCATTATGTATACTGATGCCTCTAGTTTACTGATGTATAAGTATTATTCGGCCATAAAATCTGACATTATCTGTTGTATTATACTTCAcacagctctcaaagcactccaaactCTCTTATTCATCAAattgcacagatctcaaagtgaTATTTGCATGATTCATCAGTGGATGCATCAGAAGAAAAGTGAACCATTTATCTGTGCAAAGGATACAACCCTTGTCCAGAGCTAAAGCCATGATGCAAACCCCATGTTTAAAAGAAAcatatattaagaaagaaaattcACGTGCTCGGTTATACGaaccaaagaaaaaagaaacatatACTTCCACCGCCGAGTTCTTTTCCCAAATAATacgaaaaaaaaacttttttaccaaaatatatcaaaacgaaacttatttaccaaactaatgcaaaagggaaaaacgccattttgaatggcgttttttccccttccacgtcagccCCTATTTCCACGCTGGCATCGcccgaaggaaaaaaaaaaaaaacatcaaaaaaCGCCATAccaaatggcgtctttaaaaacgccattttgaatggcgtttttaaaaacgccattcaaaatggcgtttttcaatTTTCCCACCGGAAAAAATCGTGGGAAAatagaaaattttgttttttaaactttggaattagtaaataaattaaaaaattaatttggattgaaatttaaaatataaagattttaatttgtaattaatttaaaaaagcataagaaaaaaaaaattattatagaaaataaaaaaaagagaaagaaatatgaaagaaataaaaatttgaaatttaattgaaaaacatcattcgaaatatttatcttaaaaaattttttaaaaaaaatttgaagtaatcaaagaaaaagaattttaattaaaaattaaaaaaaaaataaattttaaagattaattgaaataaaaatattatttcaaattactttccgaaattagaaattaatttttttaaaaaaattaaaaaaatttgtaaaaatagggttaaaaaattttataaaaacataaagaattgaaaaaaatagaaattataattgtaattgaagaacaaagtttatatttttaattttaagaaataagaattataattataaataaaattaaaaattatattttaaataactaaattaatttaaatataaaacgccattttgaatggaaaattagaaaattttgttttttaaaatttgaaattagtaaataaattaaaattttaattttgattgaaatttaaaatataaagatttgaatttgtaattcattagaaaaattaatttagattttttatttcaaattttttttaaaagatgtcaaaaaaaatcttaagaaataaaaaaaaaattatcatagaaaataaaaaaaggagagaaagaaatatgaaaaaaataaaaatattatttcaaattactttcggaaattaaaattaatttattttaaaaagattcaaaaaatttttaaaaagagggttaaaaatttttataaaaacataaagaattgaaagaaatagaaattataattgaaattgaagaacaaagtttataatttttaattttaaaaaataagaaatataattgtaaataaaattaaaaattttattttaaataactaaataaatttaaatataaatttttaaagtattttttaaataaaagaaaaaaaatactaatagaatataaaaaagataaaaatggaaaaaaattaaaattaaaatttaaaaatatagaaattataaagtagattagaaaaaatatatcataaaataataaaattaaattgaattaattacaatttttttgttagggtattttataaatgtgacttaaaaaaagtaaatttgaaataaattttgataaaaaaatacattaaaaagttaaaaaattatgaaaagttaaaaaagttgaaaagtgaaaatttttaaaaagtcaacaaaaataacaattataaatttataaccaaaaaaaaaattaatgtttaattgaaataaaaatattttttaaatatattttataagaataaaattaatttaattaaaataattttcaaataaaatttaaaaatgacctaaaaaaatttcataaaaagataaagaattgaaaaaaataaaaatttttaaataatcaaagaacaagcattataattcaaaatttaaaagaaataaaattttaaatattaattgaaataaatatattatttcaaattactttcggaaatttaaaagtaaatttattaaaaagattcaaaatttttttaaaaatagggttaaaaaattttataaaaatataaagaattgaaaaaaaatagaaattataattgtaattgaagaacaaagtttataatttttaattttaataaataagaattataattgtaaataaaattaaaaattatattttaaataacaaaattaatttaaatataaatttttaaaaattattttaaataaaagaaaaagaaatactagtagaatataaaaaagataaaaataaaaaaaaattaaaattaaaatttaaaaatataaaaattataaattagattagaaaaaatatatcataaaagaataaaataaaattaaattaattacattttctttgttaggatattttatcaatgtgacttaaaaaaataagaaataaaaattaaaattgtaattgaaattaaaaataatattttaattaataaattaaattaaacattattatttaaaaaaataatttaaatgaagaaaaaaaaatgggtggaaaaattaaattttaatttgaattaaaatttgataaaaaaaaaatacagtgtaaagttaaaaattgagaaaaaatatggaataagatatttataaaaaaatatttttttaattaaaagaaataaaaaaaaaaggggggaaaacgccatagagaatggcgttttcccctcccagatcccttttcccctctccttcttccttctcccttctccttctcctcttctcccttctcccttctcccttcttgatcttctccggcgtctctccgacggcacggcggcacggcggcgaggtctcggcggcggtgagTTCTTCctgcctctctctccatcttcctctttctctctccctcttcccctctctctctttctctcatcctGGTGGCGGggcccgcgtcccggcggcgggccgcgcgtcccggcggcgggccgcgcgtcccggcggcgggccgcgcgtcccggcggtggctcccggccccctctcctctctctcttcctctctctctctctcttcctctctctctcccttctccgtggccgccggccacagactggcggcggcgggccgcgcgtcccggcggcgggccgcgcgccccggctgtgggtcccgcgtcccggcggtggccccggccccctcctctctctcttcctctcttcctctctctctctcccttctccttggccgccggccacagacggccggcggcgggccgcgcgtcccggcggcgggccgcgcgtcccggcggcgggtcccgcgtcccgggggcgggtcccgcgtcccggcggtggcccccggccccctcctctctctcttcctctctctctctcttcctctctctctctcccttctccttggccgccggccacagacggccggcggcgggccgcgcgtcccggcggcgggtcccgcgtcctggcggcgggtcccgcgtcccggcggtggcccccggcccccttctctctctctctctctcttcctctctctctcccttctccttggccgccgcccacagtcggccggcggcgggccgcgcgtcccggctgcgggccgcgcgtcccggcggcgggccgcgcgtctcggcggtggcccccggccccctcctctctctctcttcctctctccctctcttctccttggccgccggccgtctgggccgcgcgtcccggcggtggcccccggctccctcctctctctcttcttctctctctcccttctccgtggccgccggccacataccgccggcgggccgcgcgccccggcggcgggtcccgcgtcccggcggtggtccccggccccctcctctctcttcctctctctctcttcctctctctctctcccttcttcttggccgccggccacagactcccggcggcgggccccgcgtcccggcggcgggtcccgcgtcccgcgtcccggcggtggcccccggccccctcctttctctctctctcttcctctctctctcccttctccttggccgccggccacagacggccggcggcgggccccgcatcccggcggcgggccccgcgtcccggcggtggcctccggccccctcctctctctctctcccttctccttggccgccggccacagacggccggcggcgggccgctcgtcccggcggcgggtcccgcatcctggcgaccggtcccgcgtcccggcggtggcccccggtccccttctctctctcttcctctctctctcccttctccttggccgccgcccacagtcggccggcggtggaccgaggccccctcctctctctcttcctctctctctcccttctccttggccgccggccacagacggtcggCGGCGGGCCATTCTTCCCGGCGGCGAGCCACGCATCCCGATGGTGGGCCCGGCCCCAGCCCCGGTGGCCAGGGcgggattgtatttgaattttcgtgtttaatatgttgggatgaactgaattttgtgtttaagttgtattgtgtgataatattgtatttaaaaaaaaattaaaatatattatctattttttttaatacatctgtgataatattgcttgagacagcgtattatggcttacgatccacgatatcccggtccccgagacagcagcattcttacattgcaggagcaccatcgatcacagactattttagatggcggcgtaagcattacaatcttatttactttttaaatttttattttaaaaatcatgtacgatatctaattagtatattttcttgcaggagtccagacatcttcgtctacgacgatccgatgcagatttctggaggacagaggatatcccagatagagtgttagattatttacgatatctgggattttatggagtatatcggatcggtcgtatacagatggatgttggtcttattactgctatgcttgagagatggcgtccagagacacacacatttcatcttccatttggtgaggcgaccatcagtttacaggatgtcagcatccttactggactaccagttgatggagatccagttaccggagttgatcccacactttccattccggagtggcaggctttgtgcttgcggttgttagggtttgagcccgacgcacatttttttgatcattcacgactcaggattgagtgtttagatgatcgttatcgtcattttcatattgcggatgatgcaccagaggagatggtgcagcagtatgttaggggtcaggtgctgcgattgttaggtggtgtcttgttacctgatacttcatcgaataagatgaagttgatgtttttgccattattagaggatttagatttcgctcgtcgactcagttggggcagtgcagtactagcttgtctataccgagctatgtgtcggggttcctatgctgatcagagcgagattggcggttatcttgtattattacatgtacgtgaattaaaatttttaatttttaatatttaattatattttacattcgatatatcatttatttaatttttaaattttgcagatttgggtatgggagcgtatgccgactatcagtccattacgacgacagttgcttgagatgccatcagagcagcaggatcctgatgttccattcagactagacggaccattaggatacaggtatcgaaatatttttttttatttaaattttattattttaaatttatttaatattagtacactgtgaaacagatggaacgttgcattcaacgttcat is a genomic window containing:
- the LOC140852833 gene encoding serine/threonine-protein phosphatase 7 long form homolog; translation: MAFSPPRSLFPSPSSFSLLLLLFSLLPSPFLIFSGVSPTARRHGGEVSAARIMAYDPRYPGPRDSSILTLQEHHRSQTILDGGESRHLRLRRSDADFWRTEDIPDRVLDYLRYLGFYGVYRIGRIQMDVGLITAMLERWRPETHTFHLPFGEATISLQDVSILTGLPVDGDPVTGVDPTLSIPEWQALCLRLLGFEPDAHFFDHSRLRIECLDDRYRHFHIADDAPEEMVQQYVRGQVLRLLGGVLLPDTSSNKMKLMFLPLLEDLDFARRLSWGSAVLACLYRAMCRGSYADQSEIGGYLVLLHVRELKFLIFNI